The Gemmatimonadales bacterium genome includes a region encoding these proteins:
- a CDS encoding GNAT family N-acetyltransferase produces the protein MPTSELVINAEPTPQEVQYLEDRLYEFNSSATGITDGEWLAIFVKNEEGEIVAGICGNTWGGCLEIRQFWVEEARRKQGLGTTLLGAAEQEARRRGCRQILLMTFTFQAPVFYAKHGFEVIAVVDDHPHGHKNLLLRKRLGESS, from the coding sequence ATGCCTACTTCCGAGCTCGTCATCAACGCGGAGCCCACGCCCCAGGAGGTCCAGTATCTGGAGGACCGACTGTATGAGTTCAACTCCAGCGCCACCGGAATCACGGATGGGGAGTGGTTGGCGATCTTCGTGAAGAACGAGGAAGGTGAGATCGTTGCAGGAATCTGCGGGAACACCTGGGGTGGTTGCTTGGAGATCCGCCAGTTCTGGGTAGAGGAGGCGCGGCGAAAACAAGGGCTAGGGACAACGCTCCTTGGGGCCGCAGAGCAAGAGGCTCGCCGGCGGGGCTGCCGGCAGATTCTTCTCATGACGTTCACGTTCCAGGCCCCGGTCTTTTACGCCAAGCACGGCTTCGAGGTCATCGCAGTGGTAGATGACCATCCGCACGGCCACAAGAACTTGCTGCTACGTAAGCGCCTTGGGGAATCCAGTTAA
- a CDS encoding M13 family metallopeptidase, whose amino-acid sequence MALLSLACWPFSALALRAQAPGDRAYPGLEGTVDTSIKPGNDFFGYANGAWLSAAVIPPGKDRWTVRDEINERTRQQIAGILDEATASRPGSLARKVADFRSAFLNDSAIEATGLAPLAPMLRGIDQAKDKLALTRLLGTTMHADVDPLNLGIYTSSSVLGLSVEHSIHGEKNYGAFLVQGGLALGDRDQYLSQERQAVEQRRRYQQYIARLLTLAGFGHVAQRADSVLALETAIAEAQATSQQSAVDRNADNQWSRAAFAREAPGMDWDAFFEAAGLGKQKVVVAWQPSAVKGVAALVASRPLASWKDYLRFHLIDEYADVLPRAFAEAAAGMRGEQRTREQRALAITQSAMADAIGELYAARYFSAGQKARVDGIIAHVATAFREHVAHAAWLSPASRRTAVAKLDRLYVGIGYPDKWESWSDLRIDASDAVGNAQRIGDRKYRHALARLAKAYDPHEWVLTPQTVGAVLIFQQNAYEFAAALLQPPKYDSTASEAAAYGAIGAIIGHDMSHFVDVLGAAYEPDGRMRRWWTGDDSVKFEAAAEPIVRQFSEYQPLPGLLVNGRLTRTENVADLAGLTAAFEAYRSSLGARAADRDHVRREDREFFIAFAQAFGTKMTEAAMRAQLAGDHAPEAYRMDTVRNLDAWYEAFDVVPGQRLYLEPTARVRIW is encoded by the coding sequence ATGGCATTGCTCTCCCTGGCCTGCTGGCCGTTTTCGGCCCTCGCACTCCGGGCGCAGGCACCGGGCGACCGTGCCTATCCGGGGCTGGAAGGCACCGTCGACACCAGCATCAAGCCGGGCAACGACTTCTTCGGGTACGCCAATGGTGCCTGGCTCAGCGCGGCGGTCATCCCGCCGGGCAAGGACCGCTGGACAGTCCGCGACGAGATCAATGAGCGCACCCGGCAACAGATCGCGGGGATCCTCGACGAGGCGACCGCTTCACGGCCGGGCTCCCTCGCCCGCAAGGTCGCCGACTTCCGGTCCGCCTTCCTGAACGATTCGGCAATCGAGGCAACAGGGCTCGCCCCGCTCGCCCCGATGCTCAGGGGGATCGACCAAGCCAAGGACAAGCTGGCGCTGACTCGCCTGCTCGGCACTACCATGCATGCCGACGTGGATCCGCTCAACCTCGGCATTTACACCTCGTCGTCGGTCCTCGGACTCTCCGTGGAGCACAGCATCCACGGGGAGAAGAACTATGGCGCCTTCCTGGTGCAAGGCGGGCTCGCACTCGGGGATCGGGACCAGTACCTGAGCCAGGAGCGCCAGGCCGTCGAGCAGCGCCGTCGCTATCAGCAGTACATCGCCCGCCTGCTGACGCTCGCGGGCTTCGGCCACGTAGCTCAGCGGGCCGACTCTGTGCTCGCGCTCGAGACGGCCATCGCCGAAGCGCAGGCCACGAGTCAGCAATCAGCCGTGGACCGAAACGCCGACAATCAATGGTCCCGGGCGGCCTTCGCACGCGAGGCGCCGGGCATGGATTGGGATGCCTTCTTCGAGGCCGCGGGGCTCGGCAAGCAGAAGGTGGTCGTCGCCTGGCAACCCTCGGCCGTAAAGGGGGTCGCGGCCCTCGTGGCCTCTCGACCACTCGCGTCATGGAAGGACTATCTCCGTTTTCACCTGATCGACGAGTACGCCGACGTGCTGCCGCGCGCATTCGCCGAGGCGGCGGCGGGCATGCGCGGTGAGCAACGCACGCGCGAGCAGCGCGCGCTGGCGATCACACAGTCGGCGATGGCCGATGCCATCGGGGAGCTCTATGCGGCGCGCTACTTCTCCGCTGGCCAGAAAGCGCGGGTAGACGGTATCATCGCGCACGTCGCCACGGCGTTTCGAGAGCACGTGGCACACGCAGCGTGGCTGTCGCCGGCCAGCAGAAGGACCGCGGTGGCCAAGCTCGACAGGCTGTACGTGGGCATCGGCTACCCGGACAAGTGGGAGAGCTGGAGCGATCTTCGCATCGACGCCAGCGACGCGGTCGGGAATGCGCAGCGCATCGGCGACCGCAAGTATCGTCACGCTCTGGCACGACTCGCCAAGGCGTACGATCCGCACGAGTGGGTGCTGACGCCGCAGACCGTGGGCGCGGTCCTTATCTTTCAGCAGAATGCCTACGAGTTCGCGGCGGCGCTCCTGCAGCCGCCCAAGTACGACTCCACCGCGTCGGAGGCCGCCGCCTACGGCGCCATCGGTGCGATCATCGGCCACGACATGAGCCACTTCGTGGATGTGCTTGGGGCTGCCTATGAGCCCGACGGACGGATGCGCCGTTGGTGGACGGGCGATGACTCGGTGAAATTCGAGGCGGCAGCCGAGCCGATCGTGCGCCAGTTCTCGGAATACCAGCCGCTGCCCGGCCTCCTGGTGAATGGGCGTCTCACGAGAACGGAGAACGTTGCCGACCTCGCCGGCCTCACCGCGGCCTTCGAGGCGTACCGCAGCTCACTCGGCGCCAGGGCCGCGGACAGGGATCATGTACGCCGTGAGGACAGGGAGTTCTTCATCGCCTTCGCTCAGGCCTTCGGCACGAAGATGACCGAGGCTGCCATGCGTGCGCAGCTCGCGGGCGACCATGCGCCGGAAGCGTACCGGATGGACACCGTGCGCAACCTCGACGCGTGGTACGAGGCCTTCGACGTCGTGCCCGGGCAGCGGCTGTACCTCGAGCCGACCGCCCGCGTGCGCATCTGGTAG
- a CDS encoding Plug domain-containing protein encodes MDYTARFLKAQAEQEVLLPVLPVVGVHGPRPPLTRIVFNRDSIEWGSAATVSDLLAQIPGVYLWRGGFTGRPEPVDFEGRGATSAEYELDGIPYVAAGVDSVGVDPALFSLSLLDRIEVERWPGWLRVRLFTRRHNRLSSRSSIGIGRGDREFARYEGDLERRFANGIGFALSADYLSSPTASGVSSTYSNTQFWGQGSYVPSGKFGIQYQLIRSGPNRRAFTISDVTANDTIGLGFKAKRTDAQIRMSLRARDDGLGPGVDLVYARSAWDSPGIDQQINQLGGYASFRAPTVSLGASALHRSRWTSLDLRGSAGWTPLTAFSASAEAVHQSHDGGRKSDYVALAAGLSPLRGLALTGTARLGNIVAAPAILADTAQKLRDFGATLGWDRSRLGLQVGWSRTAAFSPFAYAEFTRVASLAPTPDVDWLTLGVRVAPLQWLTVESRYADPRNATIDGVPPTHSVNTATIRSKFLRKFRSGIFDLKAQFSMESWGRGIIGRDATGAPITLRGATFYESLLEIQLQSFTLYWDRRNLQATKLAYVPGFQIPSYGSNFGVRWVFSN; translated from the coding sequence GTGGATTACACAGCTCGGTTCCTCAAGGCACAGGCGGAACAAGAGGTGCTGCTCCCCGTGCTCCCGGTCGTGGGCGTCCACGGCCCCCGCCCGCCGCTCACCCGCATCGTCTTCAACCGCGACAGCATCGAGTGGGGCAGCGCGGCGACCGTGAGCGATCTGCTGGCACAGATTCCCGGCGTGTATCTCTGGCGGGGTGGCTTCACCGGGCGGCCGGAGCCGGTCGACTTCGAGGGCCGCGGCGCCACCTCGGCGGAATACGAGCTGGACGGCATCCCCTACGTCGCGGCCGGGGTCGACAGTGTTGGGGTGGACCCCGCGCTCTTCTCACTCAGCCTTCTCGACCGGATCGAGGTCGAGCGGTGGCCGGGATGGCTGCGGGTGCGGCTCTTCACCCGCCGGCACAACCGGCTCTCCTCCCGCTCCAGCATCGGCATCGGACGGGGGGACCGCGAGTTTGCCCGCTACGAGGGAGATCTGGAGCGCCGCTTTGCGAACGGCATCGGCTTCGCGCTCTCGGCCGACTACCTGAGCTCTCCCACTGCGAGCGGCGTCAGCAGCACGTACTCCAATACTCAGTTCTGGGGGCAGGGGAGCTACGTGCCGTCCGGCAAGTTCGGCATCCAGTATCAACTGATCCGCTCCGGACCCAACCGCCGCGCCTTCACCATCTCTGACGTCACCGCCAACGACACCATCGGCCTCGGCTTCAAGGCGAAGCGGACCGATGCGCAGATCCGGATGTCGCTCCGCGCGCGCGACGACGGACTCGGGCCGGGGGTCGACCTGGTCTACGCCCGCTCTGCCTGGGACAGCCCGGGCATCGATCAGCAGATCAATCAGCTCGGCGGCTACGCCTCGTTCCGGGCGCCAACCGTGTCGCTCGGCGCCTCCGCGCTGCACCGGAGCCGGTGGACCTCGCTCGACCTGCGCGGCAGCGCGGGATGGACGCCGCTCACGGCGTTCAGCGCCAGCGCGGAGGCCGTGCACCAGAGCCATGATGGCGGGCGCAAGAGCGACTATGTGGCCCTGGCGGCGGGGCTCAGCCCGCTCCGGGGCCTCGCGCTCACCGGGACCGCGCGGCTGGGAAACATCGTGGCCGCGCCCGCCATCCTGGCCGACACCGCGCAGAAGCTGCGCGACTTCGGGGCGACGCTCGGCTGGGACCGGAGCCGGCTCGGGCTTCAGGTGGGCTGGAGCCGCACGGCGGCGTTCAGCCCGTTCGCCTACGCGGAGTTCACCCGGGTGGCCTCGCTGGCGCCCACGCCCGATGTCGACTGGCTCACGCTCGGGGTCCGGGTCGCGCCGCTGCAGTGGCTCACGGTCGAGAGCCGCTATGCCGATCCACGGAATGCCACGATCGACGGCGTTCCGCCGACCCACTCGGTCAACACGGCCACCATTCGCTCCAAGTTCCTGCGCAAGTTCCGCAGCGGGATCTTCGATCTGAAGGCGCAGTTCAGCATGGAGAGCTGGGGCCGAGGGATCATCGGCCGCGACGCGACGGGCGCGCCGATCACCCTCCGCGGCGCGACCTTCTACGAGAGCTTGCTGGAGATCCAGCTCCAGAGCTTCACGTTGTACTGGGACCGACGGAATCTGCAGGCGACGAAGCTCGCCTATGTCCCCGGCTTCCAGATCCCGTCGTACGGGAGCAACTTCGGGGTGCGGTGGGTGTTCTCGAACTGA
- a CDS encoding leucyl aminopeptidase, protein MPASPLGHETPLLAIAVTRGGLPPSLAELDKASGGAIERLFSSGDFSGKRDESALVYPPGKVARVLFVGLGKPDEVTRGSIRRAASVAAKRARTLGVPRAAFHLPAEARGGVPPAEAGQAIAEGLAQGAWQFSEMRRAPEEKKPVLERVDVLAPADTDEVSSGHRIGAAVGAGQTLARGIQVLPGNVCTPSYVARTAEEIAARHGFGITVLDKAAILREKMGALMAVAQGSAEEPRFIALEYKGAEGAPVVLVGKGVTFDTGGISIKPAQNMEDMKYDMSGAAAVLGTFETLGRLRPKVHVVGLIPSTENMPSGTAVKPGDVITSASGKTIEVINTDAEGRLILCDALTYAKRYQPACVLDVATLTGAIVVALGHTATGVMGTDDALLEEVRAAGERAGERVWPLPLWDEYRDLMKSDIADVKNAGGRPAGSISAGWFLREFVDGFPWAHLDIAGTAYTDREDATRVKGPTGLGVRLFSEFVLARQA, encoded by the coding sequence GTGCCCGCCTCCCCGTTGGGTCACGAGACGCCGTTGCTGGCCATCGCGGTAACGCGCGGCGGGCTCCCGCCCTCCTTGGCCGAGCTGGACAAGGCGAGCGGCGGCGCCATCGAGCGGCTCTTCTCCTCGGGTGATTTCAGCGGCAAGCGAGACGAGAGCGCCCTCGTCTACCCACCCGGCAAGGTCGCCCGGGTACTGTTCGTCGGACTCGGCAAGCCGGACGAGGTCACCCGCGGCAGCATCCGCCGCGCGGCCTCGGTGGCGGCCAAGCGGGCCCGGACGCTGGGCGTGCCGCGGGCGGCGTTTCACCTGCCGGCCGAAGCGCGCGGCGGGGTCCCACCGGCCGAGGCAGGGCAGGCGATTGCCGAGGGCCTGGCGCAGGGCGCGTGGCAGTTCAGCGAGATGCGCCGCGCGCCCGAGGAGAAGAAGCCGGTGCTGGAGCGGGTGGACGTCCTCGCGCCGGCCGATACCGACGAGGTGAGCAGCGGGCACCGGATCGGCGCCGCCGTCGGCGCCGGGCAGACCCTGGCCCGCGGCATTCAGGTGCTGCCGGGCAACGTCTGCACCCCGAGCTACGTGGCGCGCACCGCCGAAGAGATCGCGGCGCGGCACGGCTTCGGGATCACGGTGCTCGACAAGGCGGCCATCCTGCGAGAGAAGATGGGCGCGCTCATGGCGGTGGCGCAGGGCAGCGCGGAGGAGCCGCGCTTCATCGCGCTGGAGTACAAGGGCGCAGAGGGCGCGCCGGTCGTGCTGGTGGGGAAGGGCGTGACCTTCGACACCGGCGGGATCTCCATCAAGCCGGCGCAGAACATGGAGGACATGAAGTACGACATGTCCGGCGCCGCCGCCGTGCTGGGAACCTTCGAGACCCTGGGCCGGCTCCGGCCCAAGGTGCACGTGGTGGGGCTCATCCCCAGCACCGAGAACATGCCGTCCGGCACGGCCGTCAAGCCGGGCGACGTGATCACCAGCGCGTCGGGCAAGACCATCGAGGTCATCAACACTGACGCCGAGGGCCGGCTCATCCTGTGCGACGCGCTCACCTACGCCAAGCGGTATCAGCCGGCGTGCGTGCTCGACGTCGCCACGCTCACCGGTGCGATCGTCGTCGCGCTGGGCCACACCGCCACCGGCGTCATGGGCACCGACGACGCACTGCTCGAGGAGGTGCGCGCGGCGGGCGAGCGCGCCGGCGAGCGGGTCTGGCCGCTGCCCCTGTGGGATGAGTACCGCGACCTGATGAAGTCCGACATCGCCGACGTCAAGAACGCGGGCGGGCGGCCGGCCGGAAGCATCTCGGCCGGCTGGTTCCTGCGGGAGTTCGTCGACGGCTTTCCCTGGGCCCACCTCGACATCGCCGGCACGGCTTACACCGATCGAGAGGACGCCACCCGGGTGAAGGGTCCCACCGGGCTCGGCGTCAGGCTCTTCAGCGAGTTCGTGCTGGCTCGCCAGGCGTAG
- a CDS encoding DUF2911 domain-containing protein, which translates to MRQSALLPFLILACSSATPPERYGFVATLGNDTVSVERIARSPRRLVTDGVDRWPFVRRRHTEFDLNKDGTIRHMVMDVRTPNGRTPSERGRRVTADFSKDKVTISVRDSSGVRDTSFATAGAITVPHVSMMYSVIELEIAAALRRAAATGLAPGDSLLFRQFYPDRDVGPSFTLHRGFVHPQAGGKVELRHDWLSGTGDVTVDSSGRMLTYSGMRSTYKVAVTRTTAPPDIDSIGNRLADAERRTGPSQLSVRDTARASIGAATLSVDYGRPLLRGRTLLGNVISYDRVWRTGANAATQLTTSAPITLAGLSLPAGTYTLWTVPHVRGTDLIVNKQTGQWGTEYRRAQDLGTAPMRSDSVTPPVEKFTIAVEPSDGRHGTLAMSWGTFRWTAPIEVR; encoded by the coding sequence ATGAGGCAGTCGGCACTCCTCCCGTTCCTCATTCTCGCCTGCAGCAGCGCCACGCCTCCCGAGCGGTACGGCTTCGTCGCCACACTCGGCAACGACACCGTCTCGGTCGAGCGCATCGCGCGCTCCCCCAGGCGGCTGGTGACCGACGGCGTGGATCGGTGGCCGTTCGTGCGGCGGCGTCACACCGAGTTCGACCTGAACAAGGATGGCACCATCCGGCACATGGTGATGGACGTGCGCACGCCGAACGGCCGGACGCCGAGCGAACGGGGACGCCGGGTCACCGCCGACTTCTCCAAGGACAAGGTGACCATCTCGGTCCGCGACAGCAGCGGCGTGCGGGACACCTCGTTCGCCACGGCCGGAGCCATCACCGTGCCGCACGTGTCGATGATGTACAGCGTCATTGAATTGGAGATCGCGGCGGCGCTCCGCCGCGCGGCGGCGACCGGCCTGGCGCCGGGCGACAGCCTGCTGTTCCGGCAGTTCTACCCCGACCGGGACGTGGGACCGAGCTTCACGCTGCACCGGGGCTTCGTGCACCCGCAGGCCGGGGGCAAGGTGGAGCTGCGGCACGACTGGCTATCGGGAACCGGCGATGTGACGGTCGACAGCAGCGGCCGGATGCTGACCTACTCGGGGATGCGCAGCACCTACAAGGTCGCCGTCACACGGACGACCGCACCTCCCGACATCGACTCGATCGGGAATCGTTTGGCGGACGCGGAACGCCGCACCGGCCCCTCGCAGCTCAGCGTGCGCGATACAGCCCGCGCAAGCATCGGTGCCGCTACTCTCTCGGTGGACTACGGCCGTCCCCTGTTGCGCGGGCGCACGCTGCTGGGCAACGTCATCAGCTACGACCGGGTCTGGCGCACCGGGGCGAATGCCGCAACCCAGCTCACCACCTCGGCGCCGATCACGCTGGCGGGGTTGTCGCTACCGGCCGGGACCTACACGCTGTGGACCGTTCCGCACGTCCGTGGCACCGACCTCATCGTGAATAAGCAGACCGGGCAGTGGGGAACGGAATACAGGCGGGCCCAGGACCTGGGCACGGCGCCGATGCGATCGGACAGCGTGACCCCACCGGTGGAGAAATTCACGATCGCGGTTGAGCCGAGCGACGGCAGGCACGGCACCCTCGCGATGTCGTGGGGGACGTTTCGATGGACGGCGCCCATCGAGGTGCGGTAG
- a CDS encoding helix-turn-helix domain-containing protein yields MITRAQVIDVLFVILPHSLLLDIAGPAEAFRLANQHRGRRGLPPRFRLRYAAPNERQDTSVGLSLAGMEPLPQELSPTTWVVVVGQPTEHLGDVTPAVTITARWLNRQLGDGLCGNAGGHRLVTICSGTLLAARAGLLGARRCTTHHELLPALRVLAPRAKVVDNRVFVVDGPLASSAGITAGIDLALHLIGEECGDPLAASVAEDMVVYLRRSDRDPEQSPFHLHRRHLHATVHRVQDAIINEPDRDWDMAALARAGHSTERHLLRLFIEHARVSPLQYLRAIRLERARQALEHGASVTRAAEVAGFRSGLQMRRAWSRQWGGRPRDILNSRRSAR; encoded by the coding sequence ATGATCACCCGCGCCCAGGTCATTGACGTCCTGTTCGTCATCCTCCCGCATTCGTTGCTGCTCGACATCGCGGGTCCCGCCGAGGCGTTCCGCCTGGCCAATCAGCATCGCGGGCGCCGCGGGTTGCCGCCGCGCTTTCGCCTGCGCTACGCGGCGCCGAACGAGAGGCAGGACACGTCCGTCGGACTGTCGCTTGCCGGCATGGAGCCGTTACCGCAGGAGCTCTCCCCGACCACCTGGGTCGTGGTGGTCGGCCAGCCGACCGAGCACCTCGGCGACGTCACGCCGGCGGTTACGATCACGGCGCGCTGGCTGAACAGGCAGCTCGGCGATGGGCTGTGCGGGAACGCCGGGGGACATCGCTTGGTGACGATCTGTTCGGGTACGCTGCTCGCGGCTCGCGCGGGCCTGCTCGGCGCCCGCCGCTGCACCACGCACCACGAGCTGCTGCCCGCGCTGCGCGTCCTCGCGCCGCGAGCGAAGGTGGTCGATAACCGGGTCTTCGTGGTGGATGGCCCGCTCGCATCGAGTGCGGGGATCACGGCTGGGATCGATCTCGCACTGCACCTCATTGGCGAGGAGTGCGGGGACCCGCTGGCGGCGAGTGTCGCGGAGGACATGGTGGTGTATCTCAGACGGTCGGATCGGGATCCGGAGCAGTCACCCTTTCACCTGCATCGGAGGCATCTGCATGCGACGGTGCACCGAGTGCAGGACGCCATCATCAACGAGCCGGACCGTGACTGGGACATGGCCGCGCTCGCGCGGGCCGGGCACAGCACGGAGCGACACCTGCTACGGCTCTTCATCGAGCATGCACGCGTGTCGCCGCTTCAGTATCTCCGGGCGATCCGGCTCGAGCGGGCCAGGCAGGCGCTCGAGCATGGCGCGAGCGTGACGCGAGCGGCGGAGGTCGCCGGGTTTCGCTCGGGGCTTCAGATGCGGAGGGCCTGGAGCCGGCAGTGGGGAGGACGTCCGAGAGATATCCTGAATTCTAGGCGGTCGGCTCGCTGA